The Anolis carolinensis isolate JA03-04 chromosome 2, rAnoCar3.1.pri, whole genome shotgun sequence genome has a window encoding:
- the tmem187 gene encoding transmembrane protein 187 has product MPKEWDQPSKSDALRLEIQRNPVLQVSGSLVLCMGIVASGILDGVQIETGFEHYAEPTLSQLPAILSMPANCLVSVAYVLLGWYWLPSGGKKSPTFYFQEVFALMALVYGPVQWIRLWTQHRWAAILDQWLTLPIFAWVMVWCHFLEHGWKPITFLAMEMTSLMSYSLALLHLQGFELALGGHIFIVVWKAWKMQRHFGNEMSFRILVLGKLSCLGFVCLKLWDQELVQWALFRRLTGHFWSKICDVLQFHCAFLFLTQLSRRQLRPL; this is encoded by the coding sequence ATGCCGAAAGAGTGGGACCAGCCTTCAAAAAGTGACGCTTTGCGCTTGGAAATCCAGAGAAACCCTGTCTTGCAAGTGTCTGGAAGTTTGGTGCTTTGCATGGGCATTGTGGCTTCTGGAATCCTGGATGGTGTTCAGATAGAGACTGGGTTTGAGCACTATGCTGAACCAACACTGTCACAATTGCCTGCTATCCTGTCTATGCCTGCCAATTGCTTAGTCAGTGTGGCTTATGTGCTTCTGGGTTGGTATTGGCTGCCGTCAGGTGGCAAGAAGAGTCCAACATTTTACTTCCAGGAGGTCTTTGCCCTCATGGCCCTTGTGTATGGGCCTGTGCAGTGGATCCGGCTCTGGACACAGCATCGTTGGGCAGCTATCTTGGATCAATGGTTGACCTTGCCCATTTTTGCTTGGGTTATGGTCTGGTGCCATTTCCTGGAGCATGGATGGAAACCTATCACCTTCCTGGCCATGGAAATGACTTCATTGATGAGCTACTCTCTGGCATTGCTTCACCTCCAAGGCTTTGAACTAGCATTGGGTGGACATATATTCATAGTTGTTTGGAAAGCATGGAAGATGCAGAGGCATTTTGGTAATGAAATGTCTTTCCGCATCTTGGTGCTTGGGAAGCTCTCTTGCCTGGGTTTTGTATGCCTGAAGCTGTGGGACCAGGAACTGGTGCAATGGGCACTCTTCCGCCGGCTCACGGGCCATTTTTGGTCCAAGATCTGTGATGTACTGCAGTTCCACTGTGCTTTCCTCTTCTTGACTCAATTAAGCAGACGCCAGCTCAGGCCTCTATAA